The DNA sequence TGAAGAATGCGATCGCGGATTGCATTGCTACTGCGGTATTATAAACTTTTTGAAATCAAAAAGCAAAATATCGAAAAGCGGAAGCGCCTTGGTCAGCCCCGACAAGCGCTGGGAGCCTGACAGTGAAGTCGTCCTTTGACTTCATTGGCAGGACCGAAATCGAAATGTATAGCCGACTGCCCAGAAACGCAGAAACTGGAGACTCCGACAAAGAAGCGCTTTTTGCTTCTGCCGGCGGAGTTGAAGTTTCGGAGTTTCTAGGAAGCGGAACTAGACAAGCGTCTCGAGGGGCTAGGCGCTGGAGCTGGACATTTCTCGAAGTGCATTTTCAGTTATCTCATTTGCCTTCAAATGCTAAAAGCGAAAAAAAAGCCCGCTTTAGCAGCGAGCTTTTTATTGTAAGGTTGATTACTTAACTTCGACGTTAGCTCCAACTTCTTCAAGCTTAGCTTTGATTTCTTCAGCTTCTTCTTTAGAAACGCCTTCTTTAAGAGCTTTAGGAGCATTGTCAACAACTTCTTTAGCTTCTTTAAGACCAAGACCTGTGATTTCACGTACAACTTTGATAACCTTGATCTTCTGGTCGCCAGCAGATGCAAGAACTACGTCAAATTCAGTTTGCTCTTCAGCAACAGCTCCAGCAGCTCCACCCATCATTGCAACTGGTGCAGCAGCAGTTACGCCGAATTCTTCTTCGATTGCTTTTACTAGATCGTTAAGTTCTAAAACAGTCATGCTTTTAACTGCTTCAATGATTTGTTCTTTAGTCATGATTTGTTTCCTCCTAATAGGTTAATTTTTATTGTTAAACGGTAATTATTTTCAGCTTACGCGCCTTGCTCTTCTTTCTGGTCTGCAACAGCTTTTGCAGCAAGAGCAAGATTGCGGATTGGAGCTTGAAGTACGCTGAGTAGCATAGAAAGTAGACCTTCGCGAGACGGCAGGTCTGCAAGTGCCTTGATTTCTTCTACTGTAACGATGTTGCCTTCAACTACGCCCGCCTTAATTTCAAGCGCTTCGTGCTTTTTAGCGAATTCGTTAAGAATCTTAGCTGGTGCAACAACATCTTCAGTACTGAACGCGATCGCGTTAGGACCAGTTAAAGATGTGTTTAAGTCAGCAAGTTCAGCAGCTTCAGCAGCACGGCGTGTCATAGAGTTTTTGTAAACTTTGAATTCTACGCCAGCTTCACGAAGCTCTTTACGAAGTTCAGTTACTTCAGAAACTGTAAGTCCGCGGTAATCAACAACGATTGTTGATTTGCTTTCTTTTAGTTTGCCAGCAATCTCGTCAACGATTTGCTTTTTTGCTTCAATAACTTTGCTCATCCTTACACCTCCTGTAGATTTCTCATTTATACCGATCAAATAAAAACCTCCGCATCTGGACAGACACGGAGGAAGTATACAATAGTAAAAGTGTTGCTCTATCGTATGACCTCGGCAGGTTATTAAGCTATAAGCCCCTGCTGTCTGCGGTACAAATGTTATTTATTTTCACAACAAGAAGAATTATATCTAACCCTTCTTTAATTGTCAAATACTATTATTTTACAGTTGAAGGATCTACTTTAACGCCAGGTCCCATTGTAGTTGAGATCGTAACGTTCTTCATGTAAGTTCCTTTAGCTGCAGCTGGCTTAACCTTCATCATAGTTTCAAAGATTGTGTTGAAGTTTTCAACAAGCTTGCCATCTTCGAAAGAAACTTTTCCGATAGGTACATGGATGTTACCAGACTTGTCAACGCGGTATTCTACTTTACCAGCCTTGATTTCGTTAACTGCTTTAGTTACGTCGAAAGTAACTGTGCCAGTCTTAGGGTTTGGCATCAAGCCTTTAGGTCCCAATACGCGACCAAGCTTACCAACTTCACCCATCATGTCAGGAGTAGCAACGATTACGTCAAAATCAAACCAGCCTTGCTGGATCTTGTTGATGTAATCTGCATCGCCAACATAGTCTGCGCCAGCAGCTTCTGCTTCTTTTAACTTTTCGCCTTTAGCGAATACTAGAACACGTTGAGTTTTACCAGTTCCGTTTGGAAGCACAACTGCTCCACGGATTTGCTGGTCAGCTTTCTTAGGGTCTACGCCCAGACGGAAAGCAGCTTCAACTGTAGCGTCAAATTTAACAGTGCTTGTCTTTTTAGCAAGCTCAATTGCTTCAGCAGCTGTATATGCTTGAGAGCGGTCTACAAGCTTAGCAGCTTCAAGATACTTTTTACCTTTTTTAGCCATTTTTATTTCCTCCTGTATTGTGGTTTTAACGGAATAACCTCCCACTTTGAAAAGCGGAGGCACCTGGTCAGCCCCGACAGGAATCGGAAGACCAGACAGTAAAGCCGTTCTTTGACTTTACCGCCTGGACTGAAGTTTCCCGAGGGGCTAGGTGCCAGAGCTAGACACGATGAAAAGCACAGGCGCCTCTGCGCCATAGCTAGACAACGAAACGCGGTGACACATCAAAAGTGTCAGAGCTTTAAAAGCGAAGGCGCCATATAGGCGCCGTATCAGACAAAAGGTTGCGAGTGAAATCTAATTCAGCTTCGCAACCCATCAATCCTCTGCAGCAGAAATTAGTCTTCGATAGTGATTCCCATGCTGCGTGCAGTACCTTCAACCATGCGCATTGCTGCTTCAACGCTAGCTGCGTTTAGGTCAGGCATTTTCTGTTCAGCAATCTCACGTACTTTCTCACGCTTGACTGTTGCTACTTTATTACGGTTTGGTTCACCAGAACCAGACTGGATTCCAGCTGCTACCTTCAAAAGAACTGCAGCAGGAGGAGTTTTCGTAATAAATGTAAATGAACGGTCTTCAAAAACCGTGATTTCAACAGGAATGATCAATCCAGCTTGATCAGCTGTACGAGCGTTAAATTCCTTACAGAATCCCATGATATTAACACCGGCTTGACCTAGTGCAGGTCCAACTGGTGGTGCCGGATTGGCTTTACCAGCAGGGATTTGCAATTTAACCATTTTAATTACTTTTTTAGCCACGAGACACACCTCCTTAAAGTCCGTGATGTGGTAATAGGGGATTTTCCCCTCCCACTCATAACAAAAGTCTTTATATAAAATAAAGAACTTGACATATATCTGTCAATCGTCCAAGACATACTGACCTATGAAATATTAACACTTTTTAAAGTTGATTTCAAGCTATTTCAAATTATAATTTTTCAATCTGTGAAAATTCAAGCTCAACCGGAGTATCGCGGCCGAACATATTAACAAGAACTTTAAGCTTAGCCTTATCCTTGTCGATCTCTTCGATTGTGCCCGTGAAGTTTGCGAATGGCCCTTCGCTGACTTGTACGGTCTCGCCAAGCTCGAAGTTCACATCCACTCTCTTCTCTTCAACACCCATGCGCTTAAGGATGAAGGTTACTTCTTCCGGCAATAGAGGAGTAGGTTTTGATCCTGCACCTGAAGAGCCGACGAAGCCTGTGACACCCGGAGTGTTGCGGACAACATACCAGGAATCATCTGTCATGACCAACTCTACCAGGACATAACCAGGGAAAGTCTTTCTTTTGACAACTTTCTTTTTACCATTTTTGAAATCTGTTTCTTCTTCTTCAGGAACGATCACTCGGAAAATCTTATCTTGCATGCCCATTGTTTCAACACGCTTCTCAAGATTTGTCTTAACCTTGTTCTCGTAGCCTGAGTAAGTATGAACTACATACCAGTTCTTTTCCATTATCGAGGACTAAATCGTCCGTCCCTCCCCATTTCCAAATGTTCAGCCATTTGTTCTTTCAGCCATGACATTGAATGCGAATTTTTTCAAGCAAATAAAAAACCCGTTATACGGGCTTTTAAACTTGTCCTGCGTTTATATTTTCCATTATACCATGAGTGCGTAGTGGTTATTCAAGAATTAAGCGAATCAATTCAGAAATACCAAGGTCTAGCACTGCGAAGAATATAGCAGCAAAAGCAACTGTAGACAAAACTGTAATTGTGTAACGAGTCAGTTCCTTGCGTCTAGGCCAGCTGACCTTCCTCATTTCACGTCCAACTTCACTGAAAAAATTAGTGATGCGCTGCATTTTGTAACCTCCAACTTATCGGAATTCCATATGATGATCTATCTGAAAGCCTTATTTCGTTTCTTTATGAACTGTATGGGCACCGCAGTTGCTGCAGTACTTTTTCAGCTCCAGCCGTTCCGTCTGCGTTTGCTTGTTGCTCGTGGTGGAATAATTGCGGGAACCGCATTCCTGACAAGCAAGAGTCACTTTGTTGTTCATTGACACTTACACCCGCTTTAACAGGCTGGTTCCAGTCTTGCTCTATGAAACCGCCATCTATTATATCTTTAAAAAGATAACATGGCTGATAGATTGTGTCAATAAGGGGTTCTGAGATTAAAAGTCAGTTTTATGGCTATTTTTCGTCAATTTCACCTATACTGACAGTTCTCTGAGTTCAAGATACCTTTCAAGCTTTCGCTTCACGCGCTGAAGCGCATTATCGATTGACTTGACATGGCGGTTCAGCTCTTCGGAAATTTCCTGATAGGATTGTCCGTCCAAATATAATGCGAGCACTTTTCGTTCGAGGTCACTCAGCAGCTCTGACATTTTCACTTCAATCTGATCAAATTCTTCCTGATTGATGAATAACTCTTCGGGATCCATCACTTTTGCCCCGGATAAAACATCCATCAGTGTCCTGTCCGATTCCTCATCATAAATGGGCTTGTCCAGGGATACATATGAATTTAGCGGGATATGTTTTTGCCTTGTGGCCGTCTTGATGGCCGTGATGATCTGACGGGTAATGCATAATTCGGCAAATGCCTTGAATGATGTGAGCTTGTCCTCTCGGAAATCACGGATCGCTTTATATAAACCGATCATACCTTCCTGCACAATGTCCTCTTTATCAGCACCAATCAGAAAATAGGACCGCGCCTTCGCGCGAACAAAGTTCCTGTACTTGTGAATCAGAAAATCAAGCGCATCACTTTCTCCTCTGTGCACTGCTTCAACAATTTCTTCATCCTCTAGCAATAAATAAGCGTCATTTAAACGATTCCCGATGTCAGCACTCATTTCGATCCCCCCGCCCGCTATACAGTTAGAAATATTATACAGCAGGCTTTTTTAAGGCGTCAACAGGTCATTGCTCCCCTCTGCGCCATTTTTCAAAAATTTCTGCCACTTCTTTTGTAAGCGGAATCTTTGCGCTTGGCTTCTTTTCCTGGATCACTTTAACCGATTTTTCTATTTTTTTACTGATGAGATTCATTTCATTGAGGAGCTCCCTTGCCGACTTCCTTAAGGCTCCCTGTCCAAAAATCGCCCATTGTTCGGTATAGTCAGAAGTGGCTACATGAATTTGCGTTTTGCGGTTGCTGAGCTCGATCGCGAGCCTTTCAATCCGCTCGTCGGCAGTTTCATTTTCTTTTGTAAAAATAACTTCCACCTTGTAGTTCTTGTACTTTTTTTGTGTTCCTGATACAAAATGAGCGTCAAAAACGATTATGACGCGATAGCCGGTGTAAGCCTGGTATTCAGCCATGACTTCCACCAGCCTGTCCCTGGCCGCAGAGAGTTCTTTCTTCTTCAGACTGACCAGTTCCGGCCACGCGCCGATAATATTGTAGCCGTCTACCAGCAGGATATCCATGCTTATTCCCCTAGCGGCTGCCGTTTGCGGAAAACTTCATACATCAAAAGCGCCGCGGCAACTGATGCATTCAAGGATGTAACATGCCCAACCATTGGCATGCTTAAAAGGAAATCACATTTATCGCGGATGAGCCTTCCCATTCCTTTTCCTTCGCTTCCGATAACAAGACCCAGTGGCAATGTGCCATCCATTTGACGATAATCCTGTTTTGCGGATGCATCAGTTCCGGCGATCCAGACACCTCGTTCCTTCAGTTCGTCGATTGTCTGTGCCATATTCGTGACTCTGACAACCGGAATGTATTCGATGGCACCTGTCGAGGATTTTGCGACTGTTGAAGTCAACCCGACTGCCCGTCGTTTCGGAATGATGATGCCATGTGCACCCGTCGCGTCTGCCGTTCTCATGATTGAGCCGAGATTATGCGGGTCTTCGATTTCATCGAGGAGCAGGAAGAATGGCGATTCATTCTTTTTCTCAGCAGCTGCAAAAAGATCATCGATCTCTGCATATTCATAAGCAGCAACCTGGGCGATGACGCCCTGATGATTGCCATCTGCCAGCTGGTCAATTTTCTTTTTCGGAACGAACTGGACCATGACATTTGCTTCCCTTGCCATTCCGATTACTTGCTGCATCTGTCCGCTCTGTGAACCTTCGGCAACCAAAATTTTATTGATATCACGATCTGATTTCAATGCTTCGATGACCGGGTTTTTTCCGATGATGTAATCCTGGTTTTCGTTTTGTTCCAGCAACTGGTCAGGATTTTGCCTTTGCCTGTTGTCACGTCCAGCACTTGTTTTCTGGACACGCTTTGTATCATGATTCTGATTTTGATCCTGGTTCCTGGCAGGTTTTCTCTTAGGTCTGTCATCAGGTTTCGGCGCTGCATTCCGGGCAGGTTTTCGGTTTTTATCGTCGTCATGTTTCCGCCTGGTGTTCCGGCTCTGATTTTGCTTCTGTTTCTGGCTCATCTGGAACCCTTCCTCCTATCTATTCTTCAGCAAGTGAAAATACTGTCGTAATCAGCTCTTCAATCCGTTTCTCATTGCCCGCTAGATGCAAATAACCGATCAAGGCTTCAAAGGCTGTGCTGTAACGGTATGTCTGGACATCTGTATTTTTCGGGACAGACCCTGACTTCGCATTGCGGCCCCTTTTTACAATTGCCATTTCTTCTTCTGACAGCTCATCCATTTCCATTAGCTTATGGAGATATTTCGCCTGTGCTTTTGCTGATACATATGCGGTCGCTTCCTTGTGCAGCTGGTTTGGCCGAACCTTTCCGCTATGCAGCAGGTGATGCCGGACATACAGTTCGTACACCGCATCACCCATATAAGCAAGCGCAAGGCTGTTCAGTTGTTTTTCATCCACTCTTTTTTCGTAATGCAGCATCATTTTAGCCTCTTTTCCATCTGATGCCCTGCGGAGTGTCCTCGATGATGATCTTCATTTCCTTCAGCTGGTCACGGATTTCATCTGCCAGCTTGAAGTTCCGTTCCTTCCGTGCCTGCGTCCTTTTTTCGATCAGTGCCTCGATTTCTTCATCCAAGAGCTCTTCATCCTTCAGAGATAGACCAAGCACGCCAAACAAAGTTTCAAATTCATTCACGAATGACCTGATCACTTCTGCAGAAGTATTTTTCTCCATCAAGTACAGATTGGAGAGTTTGGATAGGTCAAACAGAACGGATACAGCATTCGCTGTATTGAAATCGTCATCCATTTCCTTGATAAACTGACCGCGGAGTGCAGCGATTTTGTCAAGCCATTCCTGATTATTATCGGTCAGTTCAGCGCTTGCATCCATACGATGCTTCAGGTTTTGGTAAGAAGTCTTCAACCGTTCAAAGGCAGCCTTTGTATTTTCAAGCAGCTCTTCACTGTAATTGATTGGGTTACGGTAATGCACAGACAGCATGAAGAACCTTAATACCTGCGGATCATGAAGCTTGATGATGTCATGGACTGTGACAAAGTTGCCAAGTGACTTGGACATCTTTTCATTATCGATATTAATATAGCCATTATGCATCCAGTAACGGGCAAATGTCTTTCCTGTCAGTGCCTCTGACTGGGCGATTTCATTTTCATGGTGAGGAAATGCGAGGTCCTGTCCTCCTGCATGGATATCGATTGTATCTCCCAGATATTCACGGGCCATCGCCGAGCACTCGATATGCCAGCCCGGACGGCCTTTGCCCCACGGACTATCCCATGAAATCTCACCTTCCTTTGCCGTTTTCCAAAGAACAAAATCCAGAGCGTCCTGTTTCTTTTCACCGATCTGGATTCTCGCTCCTACTTTTAGTTCTTCGATGGACTGGTGGGAAAGCTTCCCATATCCATTGAATTCCCTCGTGCGGTAATAGACATCACCGCCAGACTCATAAGCAAAGCCTTTTTCAATTAGCGCGCTTATAAACTCAATGATCAAATCCATAGTTTCAGTTACCCTCGGGTGGGCATCGGCCTTTTTGCAGCCAAGTGCATGAACATCTTCAAAATAGGCATTGATGAATCGTTGAGCGATTGTCGGTACATCTTCACCGAGCTCGTTCGCAGCCTTGATAAGTTTATCATCCACATCGGTGAAATTAGAGATATATCTGACATCATATCCGCGGAATTCCAGATAGCGGCGCACTGTGTCAAAAACAATTGCCGGGCGGGCATTTCCAATGTGGATATAGTTATAGACAGTAGGTCCGCAGACGTACATCTTAACCTTTCCCTCTTCTAGCGGGATAAACTCTTCTTTATTTCGAGTAAGTGTATTATAGATTTTAATTCCCATTTCCCATGCCCCTTCCTTGATTCACAGCTTCAAGCTCTTCTTTTATTTTGACCAGTTCAAGTTCTTTTCTTAATTTAACCAGTTCCATTTCAATTTCATGACATCGATCTGCTACAGGATCCGGCAAATCGCGATGATTGAAATCCTTTTTGACTCGGATCCCATCCTGAATGACGATTTTACCCGGGATGCCCACAACAGTGGAGTTCGGCGGTACGTCTTTCAGAACAACTGATCCTGCGCCAACCTTGGAATTCTCCCCAATCGTGATAGAGCCTAATACCTTTGCGCCAGTCGCTATCAGCGCATTGTCTTTCACCGTCGGGTGGCGTTTGCCCTTTTCCTTGCCGGTACCGCCCAGGGTCACCCCCTGGAATACCGTGACATTATCACCAATCTCGCATGTTTCGCCAATGACGACGCCCATTCCGTGATCGATGAAGAACCTTCTGCCAATCTTTGCTCCCGGATGGATTTCAACCCCGGTGAAAAAGCGGCTGATCTGCGAGATAGCCCTTGCAATAAAATAAAACTTGCGCTTGTAGAAAGCATGCGCCAAACGATGGGACCAGATCGCATGCAATCCCGCGTAAGTCAAAATCACTTCAAGCGCGCTCCTGGCAGAAGGGTCTTGATCAAATACAACTTCTATATCTTCCTTCATCATTTTAAACATGTTGAAATCCTCCTTTTTAATAAAATTCCATTGCATTTTCGCTCTGGTTGCGAGCACCTTTAGAGCCGAGATTCGGCTATAACCTGATTGCTTTGGATGTATGTGACCGAAATCTTGCTGTTTCAGACTTTTCGGGCATATATTCACCGTTTTTGTGACCGTCACCTTGCTGTTTCGGCTTTTTCGGGCACATGTTCTTCGTTTATATGACCGAAATCTTACTCCTCCGGCTTTTTCGGGCACATGTTCCTCGTTTATGTGACCGAAATCTTGCTCCTCCGGCTTTTTCGGGCACATGTTCTTCGTTTTAATGACCGAAATCTTACTCCTTCGGCTTTTTCGGGCACATGTTCTTCGTTTATGTGACCGAAATCTTGCTCCTCCGGCTTTTTCGGGCACAT is a window from the Mesobacillus jeotgali genome containing:
- the rplL gene encoding 50S ribosomal protein L7/L12 — encoded protein: MTKEQIIEAVKSMTVLELNDLVKAIEEEFGVTAAAPVAMMGGAAGAVAEEQTEFDVVLASAGDQKIKVIKVVREITGLGLKEAKEVVDNAPKALKEGVSKEEAEEIKAKLEEVGANVEVK
- the rplJ gene encoding 50S ribosomal protein L10, with the protein product MSKVIEAKKQIVDEIAGKLKESKSTIVVDYRGLTVSEVTELRKELREAGVEFKVYKNSMTRRAAEAAELADLNTSLTGPNAIAFSTEDVVAPAKILNEFAKKHEALEIKAGVVEGNIVTVEEIKALADLPSREGLLSMLLSVLQAPIRNLALAAKAVADQKEEQGA
- the rplA gene encoding 50S ribosomal protein L1, yielding MAKKGKKYLEAAKLVDRSQAYTAAEAIELAKKTSTVKFDATVEAAFRLGVDPKKADQQIRGAVVLPNGTGKTQRVLVFAKGEKLKEAEAAGADYVGDADYINKIQQGWFDFDVIVATPDMMGEVGKLGRVLGPKGLMPNPKTGTVTFDVTKAVNEIKAGKVEYRVDKSGNIHVPIGKVSFEDGKLVENFNTIFETMMKVKPAAAKGTYMKNVTISTTMGPGVKVDPSTVK
- the rplK gene encoding 50S ribosomal protein L11, yielding MAKKVIKMVKLQIPAGKANPAPPVGPALGQAGVNIMGFCKEFNARTADQAGLIIPVEITVFEDRSFTFITKTPPAAVLLKVAAGIQSGSGEPNRNKVATVKREKVREIAEQKMPDLNAASVEAAMRMVEGTARSMGITIED
- the nusG gene encoding transcription termination/antitermination protein NusG, with product MEKNWYVVHTYSGYENKVKTNLEKRVETMGMQDKIFRVIVPEEEETDFKNGKKKVVKRKTFPGYVLVELVMTDDSWYVVRNTPGVTGFVGSSGAGSKPTPLLPEEVTFILKRMGVEEKRVDVNFELGETVQVSEGPFANFTGTIEEIDKDKAKLKVLVNMFGRDTPVELEFSQIEKL
- the secE gene encoding preprotein translocase subunit SecE; its protein translation is MQRITNFFSEVGREMRKVSWPRRKELTRYTITVLSTVAFAAIFFAVLDLGISELIRLILE
- the rpmG gene encoding 50S ribosomal protein L33 gives rise to the protein MNNKVTLACQECGSRNYSTTSNKQTQTERLELKKYCSNCGAHTVHKETK
- the sigH gene encoding RNA polymerase sporulation sigma factor SigH, translating into MSADIGNRLNDAYLLLEDEEIVEAVHRGESDALDFLIHKYRNFVRAKARSYFLIGADKEDIVQEGMIGLYKAIRDFREDKLTSFKAFAELCITRQIITAIKTATRQKHIPLNSYVSLDKPIYDEESDRTLMDVLSGAKVMDPEELFINQEEFDQIEVKMSELLSDLERKVLALYLDGQSYQEISEELNRHVKSIDNALQRVKRKLERYLELRELSV
- a CDS encoding NYN domain-containing protein encodes the protein MDILLVDGYNIIGAWPELVSLKKKELSAARDRLVEVMAEYQAYTGYRVIIVFDAHFVSGTQKKYKNYKVEVIFTKENETADERIERLAIELSNRKTQIHVATSDYTEQWAIFGQGALRKSARELLNEMNLISKKIEKSVKVIQEKKPSAKIPLTKEVAEIFEKWRRGEQ
- the rlmB gene encoding 23S rRNA (guanosine(2251)-2'-O)-methyltransferase RlmB — its product is MEQNENQDYIIGKNPVIEALKSDRDINKILVAEGSQSGQMQQVIGMAREANVMVQFVPKKKIDQLADGNHQGVIAQVAAYEYAEIDDLFAAAEKKNESPFFLLLDEIEDPHNLGSIMRTADATGAHGIIIPKRRAVGLTSTVAKSSTGAIEYIPVVRVTNMAQTIDELKERGVWIAGTDASAKQDYRQMDGTLPLGLVIGSEGKGMGRLIRDKCDFLLSMPMVGHVTSLNASVAAALLMYEVFRKRQPLGE
- a CDS encoding Mini-ribonuclease 3: MLHYEKRVDEKQLNSLALAYMGDAVYELYVRHHLLHSGKVRPNQLHKEATAYVSAKAQAKYLHKLMEMDELSEEEMAIVKRGRNAKSGSVPKNTDVQTYRYSTAFEALIGYLHLAGNEKRIEELITTVFSLAEE
- the cysS gene encoding cysteine--tRNA ligase, whose amino-acid sequence is MGIKIYNTLTRNKEEFIPLEEGKVKMYVCGPTVYNYIHIGNARPAIVFDTVRRYLEFRGYDVRYISNFTDVDDKLIKAANELGEDVPTIAQRFINAYFEDVHALGCKKADAHPRVTETMDLIIEFISALIEKGFAYESGGDVYYRTREFNGYGKLSHQSIEELKVGARIQIGEKKQDALDFVLWKTAKEGEISWDSPWGKGRPGWHIECSAMAREYLGDTIDIHAGGQDLAFPHHENEIAQSEALTGKTFARYWMHNGYINIDNEKMSKSLGNFVTVHDIIKLHDPQVLRFFMLSVHYRNPINYSEELLENTKAAFERLKTSYQNLKHRMDASAELTDNNQEWLDKIAALRGQFIKEMDDDFNTANAVSVLFDLSKLSNLYLMEKNTSAEVIRSFVNEFETLFGVLGLSLKDEELLDEEIEALIEKRTQARKERNFKLADEIRDQLKEMKIIIEDTPQGIRWKRG
- the cysE gene encoding serine O-acetyltransferase; this translates as MFKMMKEDIEVVFDQDPSARSALEVILTYAGLHAIWSHRLAHAFYKRKFYFIARAISQISRFFTGVEIHPGAKIGRRFFIDHGMGVVIGETCEIGDNVTVFQGVTLGGTGKEKGKRHPTVKDNALIATGAKVLGSITIGENSKVGAGSVVLKDVPPNSTVVGIPGKIVIQDGIRVKKDFNHRDLPDPVADRCHEIEMELVKLRKELELVKIKEELEAVNQGRGMGNGN